A single window of uncultured Methanospirillum sp. DNA harbors:
- a CDS encoding PAS domain S-box protein codes for MLPSGESGRIREVNAVACKRLGYSREEMLEKEISQIETPISTVQYRDLHPDTKAAGIISFEGEQVAKDGTVIPVEINAHLYYENGTLFCLSVCRDITMRKRAMEELSRALSQINQNIYQMATIGDKTRNPLAVIVSTCEECCGERTEAVHTVVQDIDKFINELDQGWVESEKVRVFLQKQYGIGSNEMNHPSAF; via the coding sequence TGAGTCAGGCAGGATCAGGGAAGTAAACGCTGTAGCATGCAAACGACTCGGCTACTCCCGTGAGGAGATGCTTGAAAAAGAGATATCACAGATTGAAACTCCCATCTCGACAGTGCAATACAGAGACCTTCATCCTGATACCAAAGCAGCCGGGATCATCTCGTTTGAAGGAGAACAGGTGGCAAAAGACGGCACCGTGATACCGGTTGAGATCAATGCACACCTCTATTACGAGAATGGAACACTGTTCTGCCTCTCTGTCTGCAGGGATATTACGATGCGGAAACGGGCGATGGAAGAACTCTCGCGGGCCCTCTCACAGATAAACCAGAATATTTACCAGATGGCAACAATCGGGGACAAGACACGAAATCCGCTTGCAGTCATTGTATCAACCTGTGAAGAGTGTTGCGGTGAGAGAACAGAGGCAGTGCATACCGTGGTTCAGGATATCGACAAGTTCATCAATGAACTAGATCAGGGATGGGTCGAATCAGAGAAAGTCAGGGTTTTCCTTCAGAAACAATACGGAATCGGAAGTAATGAAATGAATCATCCTTCTGCATTCTGA